The following DNA comes from Helicoverpa armigera isolate CAAS_96S chromosome 27, ASM3070526v1, whole genome shotgun sequence.
atttcaaagccatacattaaattatttatatcaggtacaaaaatatctatatattttCCGTTTATGAAAGTACAAAGAAATACCTAAGTACTACTTTTGAATCCCCACTTCAAAACCAAATAATCTTCACACATCCTTGAATCTAATACATATTCAGATCACGGATACCAAACCAAATTGCTTAACACATGAACCTTATCACTTAAACAATAAAGCCTATAATCGCTTGAACATTTTTTCATACCTTCttacaaaacttataaaagAATTTTGATACCTATATCTTAGACAATACAGTTGATTTTCCATTGAATTTTTTCTTGTCTTAGATTTTTCTTGCTTTGATTTTTCAGGGGTATTGGGGTGGTTTTCTATTACATAGAAATGCTTTGTTTTTAACACCCTCTTGCGGGGGCTAAGATTTTTGTTACAAAGGGAATTTGAATTGGTTTGATgccaatattattgtttgttttggtatGGTATGGAGATTTGGagagtatgtatgtaaattaaaatatatatatagtgTAGCCACAAAGCTTAATTTCAGAAATGGCCCAAAAGCATTCGTAAATCGACCTACATAATATGCATAAaccgaaaacaaaaacaaaacagaaatattGCAAATCTAGCCTCTttacaactatgttggggtcggcttccagtctaaccggatgcagctgagtaccagtgctttacaaggagcgactgcctatctgacctcctcaacccagttacccgggcagcccaatccatcctccgagccttttcccaatcatgttggggtcggcttccagtctaaccggattcagctgagtaccagtgctttacaaggagcgactgcctatctgacctcctcaacccagttacccgggcaacccaatacccttagtAAAACTGGTTAAtctaaacacaaaattaaattcaccaaaaacaccACTAATCCCGATTTAccgaaaatcaataaaaatacttacaggTAATATAAAATGTGCGCAAGCGCATGAATGTTACGACTTAGAATTCTGCCTACCCCTTTATCAAGAACGATTCACGATAAACGAACCAAATCAAGTTATTAGTACATTCTTTTGACAAGCAAAACTCCTGCGCATGGTGGGCCTTTCTTAGTAGCTAGGGATGGGATGTGTCGATGATTTTTGTCGATACTTTTTTAGTGATGGGACGCCAGGTTTTGGGGATGGTTAATAGTTTGTTTtacttatgtttaatttaaaacggagaaaataaataatactgtatTCAATGTTTACGTAATTTACCTCTAAATGTAgcaatttatgtaagtataataaaatattatgtgcgtCCGgcaaaagtttatattttatacttaaaatattatcgATAGGTATTGCTATTTATCGTTAAcctaattttcaattatttctaaGTATAAGAACAAAATCATAAAACTTACAGAGCTTTCAATTATCAATTTACTGTTGATTTCCTTATTATTGATAGACACTTAACATGTTGAAAATATCAAAACTCCATCTCTAGCAACCAAAACCACAGATAGATCAAATATCGGGATCGGCCACAACCTCATAATTTGTCGACATACCTATCCAAATTAATTCTCaataataaaaccataaaaatccAGCCGAACCCGCAGGATATGAGATAGTCTAAAAATTCAATACCATTCTTAAGCTTGGTATCTGTTATTGCCCTATACAATACCGTAAAGGGTtgccattaaaaataaagatgcaTTGTTAGGGATGTACCTTCGAGTATTGTCGGATATCTGTTATCGAGGTTTTGAAATCAATATTTGTGTTGAATTTTGAGTAGAGTCATAGGAAAATTTATTTGTAGAGAAGCGTGAGTGAGAAgtaattttggaaaaataacCGGGTTTTGAGGTCATAATTAGGTTGTATTACCTATTTGTAATATAACACTTTATTTTAAGATAATACGCATTGATGCAAAGCATATACAAGAAGAATGATAACTAAGCAATTAAATAACTTCATAAATGAAACAATAACTCACTCGGTAAAACAAACgtacaatttgtaaaattaaacacttttacgaaacagtttaattttttaaacaataacatttattttaagaagttaacAATCTTTGGCtaaatttattgtttctttaaacGCATGTATCTCCGAAATCAAcagtttaatttcaaaaaatattattttaactaatagtTTATTCTTTAGGGACATTTTGAAAACTTAAGTGTCATGATATGACCAACAGGAgccaagaaaaattaaaaatagtgcAGGTAATATAGTAGTCAATAGCTATGTCGATAATTGCTTAAGAAATTATGTATCCGtcataatatttaaagtattaaGCAATTTACTTTCAAATAGCCAGTTATAGGACattttgttgttaaataataGCTTTGTTGTTATTAATAATGGTTAACAACTTCCTCAAGTTGTgtccaattaaataattttaaagatattgTATGTAGttagcattttattattatttataactatgATATATAGAGTTTGTCGCTTAGGGTTTGTATacttctattttaatattgtaacgagttaaatattatttataaaatattactcgTATAAGCTATTTTGTCTGTAAAACCActtttgaattaataataatcgtTATCTATATACCCGCATTAGTTATTTTTACCCTACTACCAAGAAAGGGTACGTTTTCATAGTATTGtaattttgtagaaaatatcccgtattttctattttttagaatGTATCGATTTCTTTCTCAAaattatcgatatatcgataagTAACGCACATCACTGGTTTCTCTGTAATACCAATTGTCACAGTAGCGGGAAGGTCCGCACTAATTAACTGAGATGGGTGGTACTTATAAACGAAGTACTGGCAGGTGCAAAagtgttttgtataaaattatttttcacaatttttttatttttttcataacaaagATATTATCACATCTGTTAAACGAAATTATTATCACATCggttaaatgaaattattatccatcttaattttacaaaaaaaaatgtttagtattACTTACATAACAAGGAGGTgtgaaaaaatagttttatttcattgtcCACTTAAATAAACTTGTCATGATTATACACTAGCCCTATAAACGCATTGACATGCATGAATGCATAATATTAACATCAAAACGTGAGTGTAGCATGCACTGACATAAATTGacagaaaaaatacatatacgtACTGACAGGAATATATTTTTCCAGGAAATGCTGAAGGTACAAAAATATCTCTTCTGACATTGGCAATTAAAATTAGGTAATGCAACAACATTATTGCTTGCTGTTGCGCAAAGAAATGTGAAAAAAACCTATCTCTTCTTGCTGGTTGGGTAAAAatgcaaatgtatttatttatgataacattatttttatttaaaaacaactgaatACTTCAAAGCATTAACACAATAtgatgaaagaaaacaaaaagtaaaGATATGTATCTAAAAGTGCACGAGAGTAGCTTTACATTTGATATATGCAACCATTCTAAGTAATGagtattttaagtaagtaaagtTATTTTACTTTGGAGAAGAAAAACTGCCTAGAACCTTGCTTTGTAAAATCCTAAAATActcaattcttttaaaatatgctAGATAATTcaacaagtaaaaataaatcaataaaaataatttcatcaatCAAACACTTTTGTATACAACTGTGCAGACATTTCTATCATACTGAGTTAAATTGTAGTTAAGCTGAAGGTTTTCGATCGTTTTAGTTTAGTCTGATGAGGTGGCACACCATCTTAACATCACGACTTTGATGATGAGGGGCAAGCAGAAACTAGCAGTAGCTGTGAGTTTCTATAAGCGATCTATCCGCTGCTAAACGATAGAAGATTGAAATTTGACAAAACTTATAGTTTTTtgggtgggaaatcatcaaaacaCCCCTCccctgtgggtgcagcgtgaggagtgtcagactcttactgactaaaacccatcatgttccttcttaagccctttatgtaccagcgctgCGGCAACTtgcgcgaacaatcccacagcccgtcaatctcgcagccccgattttatacatatagagCAATTGTCAAAAATTTGCATTTGCTTCTATGTGGGctatttatgtaagtatcaaACAATAAGAAATATTGTTCAAACCGGTCCAGTAGTTCTAAAGATTACcacacaaactcttcagctaccTAATATTACTACAAATCTACCATTAAAAACTCTCAAACAAACGAACCACTAAAAATGTGTGAACtgtgaacaaacaaacaaacaaaaacaagaaaatccaTCCGTCTATGAACACTTAACCAATAAACTAAAGGTTGCACATAGTTATAACTGCAGTTAGTTTTAACTACCACAGTTCCCTTTTGGGACACTATAGAGTTACAGTTGAACGGGTAATTAACTTGCTAGTTTTTCGCGGTTATCGATTTTTAGGGTTCAATTTAGCTCTCTGATCTTATGGTGGTAtttttcttatcgagtgagctgcaggtttaatcacctaacaagccctagtgtcagagttttctcaaatccgcctgacggcctctgacgtggaattgtaacaacgactgctactgaatAGCATTATGCTTATGGTGATAAAACCATTTATGAGGTCCTTAATACGGCtgtctttgaatatttttggcagtcgttacgggtgagtcaaaagccagtaagtctgacagccagtcttaccttacctagaggtattgggttgcccgggtaactgggttgaggagatcagttaagctgtcgctccttgtaaaacactggtactcagttgcattcggttatactggaagccgaccccaacatagttgaaccCGGGAACCCGATGTGTGACAAAAAATTTAGctatattgtacctatgtatgtaccttAATAGTTTTTaactcttttattaaaataaccgGGTCTGCAACTAAATCTTATGTACGGAACCATAGACAATCATCCACGGTCGATTACACACCTCGTTGTATTGCGAGGCATAGACAAAGCGACGATAAACTCGTTTGTTTCGTTAATTTCTCAGAAACTATGTAATTGTGCAgaattattgtgttaattgaatAATTGCTATTGTTCTGTTTGTGTGTGCGTGATTATTTATGTCTATGTGTGGGTAACTGTGTTATAGTtagctacaatataatatggtTCCCGCGGTATCACTCGTTTCATAgagggaaatatttttaatgattttccaactatttaagtacctattttagtatgatttttttaaatgtaagttttagtttaaatacCCGTTAagtcatattatttttgttaaaacttgTTAATAACTCtgcacatattttttgtaaataaatacataaaagaagataaaaatatacttaatcaTTTTTGTGAATTGTTGCGTTAATCCGATAAAATCTGTGATTTAATAATTCCACCAATAAAGTTTGATTGCTGATTAATTATTTAACCTTTTATAAAAGGTGTGTTCAATACAAAACCATTAAAACCTTATCAGCACCAAAATAATAACCAACTCAAAAGTTCAACgcgtaggtaataaataaatattactactCATTTCACACCTTTcatacttaaaagaaaaaatatatttattgagaccatatattattgtaaaataatttatatctttGACAGAATCACACCTTTAATGCTACTGGGCGTTGCCAACATTACGGCTGCgtaacaaaatggcggacgcTCGAAAAAATGATAATTGCACTATATAATTGAGTTAAATTGTTTCATTACTTCACCTGTTAATAGTACAAATATACACGCTACTATTCATTggtcaaaatcaatcaattaccgctcttattacaaagaaaaaacactTATTTCGGTTAGCAACATTTCGCcaactgcaaaataaaattgtaaaccgTTATGGCAAATAAAGGTAGTGTCAATGTGTTAAGTTTTCCGTCGGTATTGCGAAATTAGACCTTATGAACAAGAAAATAAGGTAGAATAATGTTCAATgggtatatttattaataattgttCCCTATAATTATGTTGTCAAAGCATTTTTTATAATGAGCGTTTTAGCCGGCCCGATGAAAGATCAAGCCGGTTCATAAGCGGCTTATTACTGAATTCTACTACATTTTTGATATCCATTATAATGATATTTTCGAGAAATCGTCTTGGCAACAAAATGGCGGACTTCAGTAATGATCTTCATTGCAACTTTGTAGTTTTAAATGAACTAACTAAAACTGTTGGTATTTCTTCGTTTTCTGTAATGATTTAATGTTAAACTATTATCTTCTTAATGGGAATTAATTCGAATAATGCTTCTTATTGGTTTCAGGTAAGCTGTAAAACTCCTTCTAAATGGATAATCCATACCTAGTATTAAATTGCATTGCTTATGCTCAATATCATAATATACTCTCTCTCGTATATCACTTTTCAGTCAAACATTAAGttagatttattaaattatactttaaaCGTATTATTATATTCCTATGAGGAAATCTATTTAGTGTAAAATAGCAAAACTCCTCCCATCGCTAATAAATCTTAGTTCTATTAAAATCCTACAAGCAAAATTGTTTGCAGCTCCGACGGCACAATTGCAATTTTTCAACGGAAACAAAAACGCAAAAACTTCTAAGCGCTGGCTATATCGTTATAGTAAAATGGTGCAAATCACCCTAGGTTCTATTGATACTACAGTATTCTAGCTATAGGTAATAAAAGATTTTCAGGACGAGCAAGTTGGCAACATCTTTTCAATGAACAATCAAAATGGTCCCAATGTTATTTgacaacctaaatataaaaaaatcaatgtttACCTATCATCATCTACCAAATCatcattaatattcaaaaacacattaaaacaaCATCACTTTAAACCCACTTCAAcagttatttcaaagaaaacttcACATTTCTGTCTCCCGCCATTTCCCGCGTCAGTCACCTGTCACTTTGACAGCTGTCAGGCGGCCATGTTGTTGACACGGACGTCAACAGAATTGTGTATTGTTGAAATGTTGAGTTAGAAGTTAGTTTTTACTTTGATTTTATGCAGAATATTGCTATAGCTAAGTACTGTTATGGTATATTGTTAACAGGGTgttgaaaaaaatgttgtttagtTTATCCATGCCTATTCTTGTGTGAAGCTAATGAGATTTGAATGTTATTGGCAtcgacaaatatttattttaatacttaatgaaTGATTAGATGATTTCAGTTAACGTCCTAGGCACAGTTATAGTCAGCAGAGatagaaatagatttttttattctaataggTTTCAGAAACCCTATTGGAaatgtacttaggtatttaacAGAAAGTCATGCTATTTACTCAACAACGACTGAACTGAAAAGGCTGAAATTCGGAGAGGAGGTAGATTACCCATGTGTACCTATTCGAGAATTAGCTGTATCGGTATGTGTGTACGGCACGTGGAAGCTAAAAGAAAATGCTTAGAGaagcaaaattttataaaaatacctactaaaatacttataaaaaattacataccgaaatacctataaaaaaccTTTAGATAAAAATACCCATAATACCCCAGTCCCTAGCCTGCAATATTAAAACAGTCCCATAGACCCACATCCCATTAAAATACACGATATTACCATACAATACGAACAAAAACAATGATGTGTTATACATGatgacagacatacagacaaccAGTGTTTGAATGTATTATTGACGCTCAATATTGATAGGTaggctaaaataaatatttatttacgctCTACAAAGACACAATTTACAAATgtatacaataaaaatcttctggtaaaaaaactaaaactctTGATTCGAAGGACTCTCGAATCTATTTTATATTCGGATGTATGAGCTATATCTTACCAATATTGTtaagttttatcaaattatctttTGTAGTTTGTGTGAGAAAGAGTTTTGACTAAAACAGCATAATACCTTACTTAATCTAAAACTCTTTTAAATCAATTAGTTAGTctctaaaggcttcgaaactgcAGAACCGATGTACAAAactctttcactattggaagctacacttttcccgaggagcataggctatattctatcccAGTGCGGACAGTAgtccccacgggacgcgggtgaaaccgcggtaaaacggcAAGTaactaagttataaataaataattcatttactTAAGTAATCTGTCAATATACGTTTGACCTCAAGGTCAGAATGATAAAGGAGATTGTCACTAAAACTTTCGCCAGTGAAAGCAGACTCTAAGTTACCGTCATTTTGACAGTTCATACAAATGACAGGTCAGATATAGAAATTACAACCCGCTTTAAAAcgactaatagaaaaaaataacctaCTAAAATCCactattaattacttatttataaacttgttACTAATTTccgaaaataaaatcaaccaattataaacaaaaaaacaaaaagaaaatcaagCACCAATTAGCAAAGGCAAAACGAACAAAAAAGCTAAATTGACaacctttttaaaaaaacagtaatttacCAATACAGAGTAAAGTAGAGCATATTACCCTACCGTCGAAAGATCCGACGGTTCACCAATATGCCTGAGTGAACTCTTTTACTAAGaaacgataaactgtaggtcccggctgtcatttgaacatctttggcagtcttaccaaggggtattgggttgccaggtaactgggttgaggaggttagataggcagtcgctccttgtaaaacaccggtaggtactcagctacatccagttagactggaagccgaccccaatatagttgggaaaaggctaggcagatgattaaaacaaatacacagcttcttacaaataaaatgaacaacAAACAacgtattataatttaaaaatgcaataaagatGTCTTACATTAGAATTCTCATAAAGAACACCGCATTCAACCCAAtattaattcaaaacaaaaacaaaaaggtacattttgaataaataaatacgaaagtcaTTACATTATTACATCTGTAGTGAtgtgtcaacaaacaaaatattcagtaCCAGTTCCGGATCTCTTGGAACGGGTAATATATTCTAATAAATACACAATGAGAGCtcattgtcaaaatatttatgtgtgtTTTGTCCAAACGGAATATTTTAGACGTATCGAATTGTGTAATGATTGTGGAGCACGAAGTTTCATTTTGAATCTATTGAAATGGTTTTAAATAGTTGAaaaggtgttttatttttgtgttagttGTTGTTGAAAAGCTTGGTCAGATTGGTAATAATGTCATCCATGTAAAGTACTAAAAAAcacgcaaaaatattttcatttaatactttaaaatagTAATACCAAATTCTGTAATTCCAAaagtatacctaataaaaatcaCCGCTATTAATTTAACCTTAATTACTTAACCAACCTAAAACAGACAGTAACTTTCAAACCACataaaaaatacgcaaaaaccAAGTACttgaacgaaaaaaaaaactcaaaagctCCTGTTACACGCAAAACAAACAGTTTCACACAAAAAACGTTACGAAGCCGCAATAATATCTTCAGAAAAACGAAAACACCTGTACCGAGCTACCATtaccacaaaaaaatgaaaaatatccaCTCACCGGAACTGGGTCTGTCGCTATACCTGGTACAATATACCCATGCTGGCCATAATGTACCATTTCCCGATTGGCTGTTCGTATCTGTGCTGCCACAAGTGGACAGAGCACCACTCGAAGTTGAAGAGACCACGGAACTAGCAGAATCAGGCCTCTTCTGGTTCTCAATAATCTTAGGCATCTCTCTCTCTTTGGGTACCTGTTCCCCTATTTGGGAAACTGTCTGTCTTAATCCCCTAAAGGAGGTAGGGAGCTAAACTCTGACTCTTTAGATTTTAGGTAGTCAAAGCTGTATTTTTGAAGTCATTCTGCGGTTTTGAAAGATCATAAGGCTTGTATAAAATACTGTGGTTAGGCCCAACTGGCTTCGGAccctcaattttatttgtttttcttaacgCGTTCAAACCAAATTCAGGgtgtaaaatgttattaattgaGAAAGCTATAGGCACCGACGGCTGTGGCCGTTGAATTCTTAATTTCTCAGCATCAAATCTCTGGTCTTCTTGGTTGATTTGCGGTTTAACGTCAGGCGTATCCGGTCGGTAGTAGTTCTGAAAGCTCTCCATCTCGTTTTGGTTCTCAGGACTTGGTGGGGAGAGTTTGGCTGCACTTTGACTATCATCATGTTAGGGGAGGTACGTTCATACCTTGAGTCTATTGTGGTGCAAGTATACTGACTTTGGGGGCAGTAGTTCATGGTGTTCTCTGCGTGAGGAGCAGGGACTCGTCCTGTCACAGGCCCAGGGCTGTTCGCCTGGTTAGGACTGCAGCGGTCTTCAAAAGCCATTTTATCCACAATGTACGGAACCAGTTAAAGTCTCTCAATACAT
Coding sequences within:
- the LOC135118941 gene encoding LOW QUALITY PROTEIN: segmentation polarity homeobox protein engrailed-like (The sequence of the model RefSeq protein was modified relative to this genomic sequence to represent the inferred CDS: inserted 2 bases in 2 codons; deleted 2 bases in 1 codon); protein product: MAFEDRCSPNQANSPGPVTGRVPAPHAENTMNYCPQSQYTCTTIDSRYERTSPNMMIVKVQPNSXPPSPENQNEMESFQNYYRPDTPDVKPQINQEDQRFDAEKLRIQRPQPSVPIAFSINNILHPEFGLNALRKTNKIEGPKPVGPNHSILYKPYDLSKPQNDQKYSFDYLKSKESEFSSLPPLXGLRQTVSQIGEQVPKEREMPKIIENQKRPDSASSVVSSTSSGALSTCGSTDTNSQSGNGTLWPAWVYCTRYSDRPSSGPRSRRMKKKATPEEKRPRTAFSAAQLARLKHEFAENRYLTERRRQSLAAELGLAEAQIKIWFQNKRAKIKKATGQRNPLALQLMAQGLYNHSTVTESDEEEEINVT